In Bacteroidia bacterium, the genomic window CCTTCGAAATCTCGCATAGCATATTTTGCAAAAGCACGCCCGCCGTAAGCTTTGGCGTATGTTTTATCTAATTCCAGTGCTTTATTGTAGTCCTCAATCGCTCCTTTGTAATCTTGCAACATCATTTTGGTATTTGCACGGATACCATATATTTTAGGATTATTGGGTTCTATCTCTGCTGCTTTATTTAGATTTGCTAAGCAGCCATTGTAATCTCCAATGTTACGGCGCTTTTTAGCCATTTCTATATACTCTTCCGCAGTCTGAGCATATATAAAACAAAAGCCTACAAGCATTCCACAAAGTAATCCATACAACCTTGTCATATTAGCAAAAATAACAAGATTTTTACTCAAATAAAAGAAAGAATTCTATATTTGAAGTATGTCTTTTAAGCACTATTTTATATTTAGCAGGACAGAAAAAATAGGCATTTTTACAATTTTTATTTTGATAGTTCTTACTGTAAGTTTGCCAAGATTTATTTTTCTCAATAAAGAAAAAATACAAATTGACCAAGACAGCATTATTAAGTACCTTGCCAAGCAAGAAGCCCCCAAGCAAGAAGATAAATCTACTCTAAGCAATAATGATAACTTACTTTTTTCAGAACAAAGTACAAATTTGAGCGATAAAAAAAGTAACTTTGAAAAAATAAATTTGAATACTTGCGACTCTCTTCAATTGGTACAGATACGCGGAGTAGGCGAAAAAACTGCAAAAAAAATTTTACAGGTACGGCGTAAGATTAAAATCTTTCACAGCATTGGACAATTAGCTTGTATTGGTTTATATCCTGAAATTGTGCATCGTTTGCAGCAACACTGTTATGTGGAAAGTGATGCTTACAAGCAAGTTCAAAAAATAGAGTTAAATGAAGTAGAAGATAAATCTTTGTTCAGAATGCCAGGTTTTACGTATGATATAGCTAAATCTTTCATAAAGTATCGCAAATTTCTCAAAAAACAAGGTAAAAAAATTACTTCGTGGCAGGAGGTTCTACAAAATGTGGAAGGAATAGATGAACAATGGCTATCGTGCTGGCAAATATATTATCAAATATAACGATGGTAGCAGCTTACACTTAACTCAAATGACCAAAAGTTTTTTCAACCGTGTTTTGGATTACCTGGCAAACTACTGATAGAGGAACATTCAAGTTATCTGCAATTTTTTGATATAAAACCTGAATGGGAATAGGGTTAGTATCACTTTCTAATAAGATTTGTGCAGGGTATTCTTTCCATACGGGCATAAAAACTTGTTTTATAAACCTGTTATCATCCAAAGCCATACCGAATGAAAGCATAGCACCTTTTTGTAATAAATCTTTGGCTAACGTATAGGACTTGTTAAATCCATGAAAAATATAGGGCTTGTCCCACTTAACTTGGTTGAGAATAGATAAAACTTCGTAATAAGCTTTTACAGAGTGAATAATAACGGGTTTATCAAACTTTTTAGCCATGTTTAATTGAGCTTTGAAGCGATAAATTTGAATTTGCCAATCTATGCCTTTTACTTTGTCTAGTCCTATTTCACCTATTGCAACACAGTGTTCATTTTGCCATTTAGGAACTAAGCAGGTTTGATAGTACTCTATTCTATCCTCGGGCAGCATTTGCCAAGGATGAAAACCTGCCGAAAAAAAAGATTGAGGTATTTCAGTTTCATCGCCAAAAAGGTTGTATATACTTATCTCATGAGGATGTTTCTGCAAAAAATGACAATGAGTATTGTAAAACATAGACAAATGTAGCATTTTAGAAATAATCTTTTACCTTTGCTTGTTATGCGAAAACCGAAACTAACCACACAGATATTTTTAGGAATGATATTAGGAATAATAGTGGGCTACCTATATCGGGAATTTTATCCTGAAAAAGCAGACTATCAAATTTTTGTAGATCGGGTTAAAATTTTAAGTGATATTTTTTTGCGGTTGATTAAGATGATTATTGCGCCGTTAGTATTCTCAACTTTGGTTGTAGGTATAGCAAAATTGGGAGATTTCAAGACCGTAGGTAGAATTGGGCTAAAAACGATTATATACTTTCAGATTGCTACTATTTTAGCACTAAGTTTAGGTTTAGTGTTAGTAAATGTAGCGCAGCCTGGCTATTTAATGCATATAGAGTTACCTTCCAAAGGTTCGGAAGTAGAAATAGCGGCTAAAAAAACAACGTTATCCCATTTTATTACTCATATTTTTCCTAAAAGTGTAGTTGAGTCTATGGCAAATAATGAAATTTTACCTATCGTAGTTTTTTCTTTATTTTTTGGGATAGCTACGGCAAGCATCGGAGAAACAGGACAAATTATCATTAAGTTTATGGATGCCGTAGCTCAAGTAATGTTCAAAATTACACACTATGTCATGCAGTTTGCGCCGTTTGGTGTATTTGGGGCAATTAGTGCAGTAGTTTGTGCGCAAGGTATAGGAATTTTGAAAGGGTATCTCTACCTTATTTTATGCTTTTTTGCAGGTCTGTTAATTTTTATATTCATTATTTTACAAATTATCTGTTGGATAGCTAAAATACCTTTTTGGAGGCTTATTCAGCATGTCAAAGAACCTATTTTATTAGCGTTCAGTACAGCTAGTTCTGAAGCTGCTTTTCCTAAAACAGTAGAGGGATTAGAAAGATTTGGATGTAGTTCTCGGATTGTTACCTTTGTTTTGCCCTTAGGGTACTCATTTAACTTAGATGGCTCTATCATGTATATGACCTTTGCCACTGTATTTATTGCTCAGGCATATAACATACATTTGACTATTGCCCAGCAGATTACCATGATGCTGACTTTATTGATTACTAGTAAAGGCATGGCGGGGGTTCCACGGGCGTCCTTAGTTGTTATTGCAGGTACCTGTGCTATGTTTGGTATTCCTGTGGAAGGATTACTGATTTTATTAGGTGTAGATCAAGTACTAGATATGGGCAGAAGCGCCACAAACGTAATAGGAAACGCTGTGGCTACGGCAGTAGTATCCAAATGGGAAAAAGAATTGATTAGTCAGTGAGAGTTAGGCTTTTTAGGTAGCTTGTTTAAGCACGCCGAGTTCTCTGCCCACTTCTGTAAACGCTTGTATAGCTCTGTCTAAATGATGTTGTTCATGTGCGGCGGATATTTGTACGCGTATACGGGCTTGTCCTTGTGGTACAACAGGATAATAGAAACCTATCACATAAATTCCTTTTTCAAGCAGCTTATCTGCAAAAACTTGGCTTAATTTAGCGTCGTAGAGCATGATAGGTACAATAGGATGTGTGCCTGGTTTGATGTCAAATCCTGCAGCAGTCATTTTTTCACGGAAGTATTTTGTGTTTCTTTCTAGTTTATCTCTCAATTCTGTGGTTGAAGAGAGTAGGTCAAAAACGGCAATACTTGCACCTACGATTGAAGGGGCTAAGGTATTTGAGAACAAGTAAGGTCTAGAACGCTGTCTAAGAATGTCTATAATTTCTTTTCTTCCCGTAGTAAAGCCTCCTGATGCGCCGCCGAGTGCCTTACCTAGTGTACCTGTAATAATGTCCACTCTGCCCATTACATTGCGATATTCAATCGTACCTCTACCTGTTTTGCCTATGACGCCTGTGGCGTGGCATTCATCTACCATGACCAAAGCTTTGTATTTATCCGCTAAATCACAAATTTTATCTAATTGTGCAATCGTTCCATCCATAGAAAATACACCATCGGTTACTATGATTCGGTGTCTTTTATGTTGAGTTTTTTTGAGTATTTCTTCCAACTCTTGCATGTTATCGTGGGCGTATCTATGGCGTTCTGCTTTACACAATCTAATTCCGTCAATGATAGAGGCATGGTTTAAGGCATCAGAGATAATTGCATCCTCTTCGTTGAATAAAGGTTCAAACACGCCTCCGTTAGCATCAAAAGCAGCAGCGTACAAAATGGTATCCTCTGTACCTAAAAATTCGGCAATTTTTCTTTCCAAAACTTTATGAATGTCTTGTGTACCGCAAATAAATCGTACGCTGCTCATGCCGAAGCCATGTGTGTCAATAGCTTTTTTAGCTGCTTCTATCACTAACGGGTGAGAAGACAAGCCTAAGTAGTTGTTGGCACAAAAGTTAATTACCTTTGCACCTGTATCCAAAGTAATTTCTGCACCTTGTGCTGATGTGATGATACGTTCTTTTTTGTACAGCCCTGCATTTTTAAGGCTTTCAATTTCTTGTTCTAATATAGGTTTTAAGGTTTCGTACATAGCTTGTGGAATAATGACAAATTTAAGTAAAAAATGTTTTCAATGTAAAGACAGCAGTTAAATATCATTTGGATTTTTTGATATAGTGTTATATCTTTGCCGAAAATTTTGCACCCATAGCTCAACTGGATAGAGCAACTGCCTTCTAAGCAGTCGGTTACAGGTTCGAGTCCTGTTGGGTGTACAGGTTAGCAGTTTTCAGTCGTGCTTTTTAATCTTTGAGGTTAAAAAGCCATTTTATTTTTTGTAGGGGATTTTTACAGAAGTAGTAACTTTTTATTGACTTATTTTAAGAAAATAATTTTTTGGGCGTGCCCCTTGCTGCGCAAGGGTCGGGGCATTCCGCACTGCGCTTCGCTTCGGTACTTCGCTGCGCTTCGTACTGCCCTGACGGGCATGCTTCATGCCCCTCACGCAATTGACCTGTGCAGTTATGTCTTTACCTTGTTTAAGCTTGAAGTACAAGTACTTACAAGCTAAAACTTTGCATAAGAAACAGAGAAACGATGGTTTCAGAGATCCTTTGCGTGAGGCATGCGAAGGGTGGGCGTTAGCCCAGTGCGGAGCGAAGCGAAGCACCGAAGCGTTAGCGTAGCCCGAAGCACGCCGACCTTGCCCACACCAGCGCAAGCGAAGTGTGGGCAAGGACACGCCCAAAAAAATATCAATAAACTTGATTATTACAAATATTTTTTATCTTTGCACTGCTGTTGCCCTGTATTACTCATGGAAGTAGGTGAAATTCCTACACTGTCGCGCAACTGTGATGAACGTAAAAGCTTTACACATTATGCCATTGTGCTTACCCCAAGCATGAGAAGGCGTGTAAAGTAGTTCTCAGTCAGGATACTTGGTAATACAGGTTAGTACGCTCTGCTTCGCGGTCTAAGCAAGAGGTACTGTAACGCAAGAAAAAGGCGTAGCTTGGCTTTAAAGAACGCTCTACTTACGTTATTGTAGCTTTTGGCTTACAGCAAGAGCGCGTACAACAGCATAATGCTGGTAAAGAAACAAACTATGAAAACAATATCCTATCTATTGGGGGTACTCGCCATAGGGCTTGTAGTACCTGTGCTCAAGGCACAAACTGTTTTACAGCACATATACGTGCTCAACGAAGGTGCTTACGGCAAAGGCAACGGAAGCTTGACTAAAACAAACTATCCTACTTACAGTGCAAGCACAACACCTGTACATAATCCTAGCTATTTTGGAACAACCTTGTACCTAGCAAACAATAAATTGTACGCAGCTTATGATACGGTAGTCTATACGGTCAATCCTGCTACTATGCAAAAAATTGATAGCATTTTCATTGAAGGAGTAAGAGTAGCCAAAGTGAAAGACAGCATTTTATACGTAACTCGTGATACTCCACCTTATTTTCAAGCTTACAGTCTAAATACAAAAATGTTGAAGTGGAGTACTGTGGGCTTAAAAGGTGCTTCGGAAGGATTTGCTTTTATGCCAGGAAACAGAGCAGCAGTATGCGTCAATGGATTTGGATTAGAGGATACTTTGGCTATTATCAATCTCTCTAACGGTACTATTATGCAACAGTACGCCACAGCACTTAATCCCCAAGATGTGTATTTTCATGGTACGAAGCTGTATGTCTTTTGTACTACTAACTTCACTAACTCCGCTATCACAACTAT contains:
- a CDS encoding T9SS type A sorting domain-containing protein translates to MKTISYLLGVLAIGLVVPVLKAQTVLQHIYVLNEGAYGKGNGSLTKTNYPTYSASTTPVHNPSYFGTTLYLANNKLYAAYDTVVYTVNPATMQKIDSIFIEGVRVAKVKDSILYVTRDTPPYFQAYSLNTKMLKWSTVGLKGASEGFAFMPGNRAAVCVNGFGLEDTLAIINLSNGTIMQQYATALNPQDVYFHGTKLYVFCTTNFTNSAITTIDIMTSTITTVTTGLISYGGMTVDTTLQRMYFIATNGSFTTPKYWVKRFDLIPQTLVAGNVIDTVYTDALYSICYDHVNNQFFCGITDYFSFGKVNRYDQFGNLQDFFTTGVAPRSIVLQHGIGTDITENKFDSNPIFIYPNPAQSYVWVEASSTVIAELFDVLGQRVNTFLINKGTQMVDISNLPSGMYYLRTENSITKLVKN
- a CDS encoding cation:dicarboxylase symporter family transporter, which encodes MRKPKLTTQIFLGMILGIIVGYLYREFYPEKADYQIFVDRVKILSDIFLRLIKMIIAPLVFSTLVVGIAKLGDFKTVGRIGLKTIIYFQIATILALSLGLVLVNVAQPGYLMHIELPSKGSEVEIAAKKTTLSHFITHIFPKSVVESMANNEILPIVVFSLFFGIATASIGETGQIIIKFMDAVAQVMFKITHYVMQFAPFGVFGAISAVVCAQGIGILKGYLYLILCFFAGLLIFIFIILQIICWIAKIPFWRLIQHVKEPILLAFSTASSEAAFPKTVEGLERFGCSSRIVTFVLPLGYSFNLDGSIMYMTFATVFIAQAYNIHLTIAQQITMMLTLLITSKGMAGVPRASLVVIAGTCAMFGIPVEGLLILLGVDQVLDMGRSATNVIGNAVATAVVSKWEKELISQ
- a CDS encoding TatD family hydrolase translates to MFYNTHCHFLQKHPHEISIYNLFGDETEIPQSFFSAGFHPWQMLPEDRIEYYQTCLVPKWQNEHCVAIGEIGLDKVKGIDWQIQIYRFKAQLNMAKKFDKPVIIHSVKAYYEVLSILNQVKWDKPYIFHGFNKSYTLAKDLLQKGAMLSFGMALDDNRFIKQVFMPVWKEYPAQILLESDTNPIPIQVLYQKIADNLNVPLSVVCQVIQNTVEKTFGHLS
- the kbl gene encoding glycine C-acetyltransferase, with translation MYETLKPILEQEIESLKNAGLYKKERIITSAQGAEITLDTGAKVINFCANNYLGLSSHPLVIEAAKKAIDTHGFGMSSVRFICGTQDIHKVLERKIAEFLGTEDTILYAAAFDANGGVFEPLFNEEDAIISDALNHASIIDGIRLCKAERHRYAHDNMQELEEILKKTQHKRHRIIVTDGVFSMDGTIAQLDKICDLADKYKALVMVDECHATGVIGKTGRGTIEYRNVMGRVDIITGTLGKALGGASGGFTTGRKEIIDILRQRSRPYLFSNTLAPSIVGASIAVFDLLSSTTELRDKLERNTKYFREKMTAAGFDIKPGTHPIVPIMLYDAKLSQVFADKLLEKGIYVIGFYYPVVPQGQARIRVQISAAHEQHHLDRAIQAFTEVGRELGVLKQAT
- a CDS encoding helix-hairpin-helix domain-containing protein, which codes for MIVLTVSLPRFIFLNKEKIQIDQDSIIKYLAKQEAPKQEDKSTLSNNDNLLFSEQSTNLSDKKSNFEKINLNTCDSLQLVQIRGVGEKTAKKILQVRRKIKIFHSIGQLACIGLYPEIVHRLQQHCYVESDAYKQVQKIELNEVEDKSLFRMPGFTYDIAKSFIKYRKFLKKQGKKITSWQEVLQNVEGIDEQWLSCWQIYYQI